In Candidatus Promineifilum breve, one genomic interval encodes:
- a CDS encoding NAD(P)/FAD-dependent oxidoreductase yields the protein MKIALVGAGIAGLSAAYDLLRAGHAVTLLEGDDRTGGLATGFRDERWEWPLEKFYHHLFTSDRAIIGLVEEIGLKDKLFFPRPVTSVIYQDRIVPFDSPRRWITFPGFNMVDVARFGTVSAYLRFTKPWRQLEQHTADVWLRRAYGDKIYEMVWRPLLIGKFGPHYQDVNMAWMWARLHVRSPRLGYFEGGFQAFIDRLTEVVRELGGDIRLGCPVEAISPAQGGGVTVQAGGTVEEYDTAIVTTSPGLLARMAPALAGDYLAKLLELKSMGAVVMTLALTQSLMAESGTYWLNIPATSPDKAGGVPFLALVEHTNYIDRAHYGGDHIIYCGDYVTPEHPYLTMSQAELETLFVGYLQRINPDFRPEWVRRSWLFRARYAQPVPLLNHSRNIPDLRTPIPGLYFASMSQVYPWDRGTNYAVEIGRRVAGVALEDLTAGRTSARRANAGQTAADRPS from the coding sequence GTGAAAATTGCACTTGTGGGGGCCGGGATAGCCGGCCTGTCGGCCGCCTATGACCTGCTCCGCGCCGGGCACGCGGTAACGCTGCTGGAAGGGGACGACCGCACCGGCGGCCTGGCGACCGGCTTTCGCGATGAACGCTGGGAGTGGCCGCTGGAGAAGTTCTACCATCACCTGTTCACCTCCGACCGGGCCATCATCGGTCTGGTGGAAGAGATCGGCCTGAAGGACAAACTGTTCTTCCCCCGGCCCGTCACCTCGGTCATCTATCAGGATCGCATCGTCCCCTTCGATTCGCCCCGGCGCTGGATCACCTTTCCCGGCTTCAACATGGTGGACGTGGCCCGCTTCGGCACGGTCAGCGCCTATTTGCGCTTCACCAAGCCGTGGCGGCAACTGGAGCAGCACACGGCCGACGTATGGCTGCGGCGGGCCTATGGCGACAAAATCTACGAGATGGTCTGGCGGCCGTTGCTCATCGGCAAATTTGGCCCCCACTATCAGGACGTGAACATGGCCTGGATGTGGGCGCGCCTCCACGTGCGCAGCCCGCGGCTGGGCTACTTCGAGGGCGGCTTCCAGGCCTTCATCGACCGCCTGACCGAAGTCGTGCGCGAGTTGGGCGGCGACATCCGGCTCGGCTGCCCGGTTGAGGCCATCAGCCCGGCCCAGGGCGGCGGCGTGACGGTGCAGGCGGGTGGGACAGTCGAAGAATACGATACAGCCATCGTCACCACGTCGCCCGGCCTGCTGGCCCGCATGGCCCCGGCGCTGGCCGGCGACTACCTGGCCAAGCTGCTGGAACTGAAGAGCATGGGCGCGGTGGTGATGACGCTGGCCCTAACCCAATCGCTCATGGCCGAGAGCGGCACCTATTGGCTCAACATTCCCGCCACCTCGCCCGACAAGGCCGGGGGCGTGCCCTTTCTGGCCCTGGTGGAGCATACCAACTACATCGACCGCGCCCATTACGGCGGCGACCACATCATCTATTGCGGCGACTACGTGACGCCGGAGCACCCTTATCTGACGATGAGCCAGGCCGAACTGGAAACGCTGTTCGTCGGCTATCTCCAGCGCATCAACCCGGACTTCCGGCCGGAGTGGGTGCGCCGTAGCTGGCTATTCCGGGCGCGCTATGCCCAGCCGGTGCCGCTGCTGAACCATTCGCGCAACATCCCCGACCTGCGGACGCCCATCCCCGGCCTCTATTTCGCCAGCATGAGCCAGGTCTATCCCTGGGATCGCGGCACGAACTATGCCGTGGAGATCGGCCGGCGGGTGGCCGGGGTGGCGCTGGAAGACCTGACTGCCGGGCGGACGAGCGCGCGGCGGGCAAACGCCGGGCAAACAGCGGCCGATCGCCCGTCTTAG